A DNA window from Ahaetulla prasina isolate Xishuangbanna chromosome 7, ASM2864084v1, whole genome shotgun sequence contains the following coding sequences:
- the FBXL14 gene encoding F-box/LRR-repeat protein 14, with product METHVSCLFPELLAMIFGYLEVRDKGRVAQVCTAWRDAAYHRSVWRGVEAKLHLRRANPSLFPSLAARGIRRVQILSLRRSLSYVIQGMAEIESLNLSGCYNLTDNGLGHAFVAEIGSLRALNLSLCKQITDSSLGRIAQYLKGLEVLELGGCSNITNTGLLLIAWGLQRLKSLNLRSCRHLSDVGIGHLAGMTRSAAEGCLGLEQLTLQDCQKLSDLSLKHLARGLTRLRQLNLSFCGGISDAGLLHLSHMSSLRTLNLRSCDNISDTGIMHLAMGSLRLSGLDVSFCDKVGDQSLAYIAQGLDGLRSLSLCSCHISDEGINRMVRQMHGLRTLNIGQCVRITDKGLELIAEHLSQLTGIDLYGCTRITKRGLERITQLPCLKVLNLGLWQMTESEKVR from the coding sequence ATGGAGACGCACGTCTCGTGCCTGTTCCCGGAGCTGCTGGCCATGATCTTCGGCTACCTGGAGGTGCGCGACAAGGGCCGGGTGGCGCAGGTGTGCACGGCCTGGCGGGACGCCGCCTACCACCGCTCGGTCTGGCGGGGCGTGGAGGCGAAGCTGCACCTGCGCCGCGCCAACCCGTCCCTTTTCCCCAGCCTGGCGGCGCGGGGCATCCGCCGGGTGCAGATCCTGTCGCTGCGGCGCAGCCTGAGCTACGTGATCCAGGGCATGGCGGAGATCGAGAGCCTCAACCTGAGCGGCTGCTACAACCTCACAGACAACGGGCTGGGCCACGCCTTCGTGGCGGAGATCGGCTCCCTGCGCGCTCTGAACCTCAGCCTCTGCAAGCAGATCACCGACAGCAGTTTGGGCCGCATCGCCCAGTACCTCAAAGGCCTGGAGGTGCTGGAGCTGGGCGGCTGCAGCAACATCACCAACACGGGCCTCTTGCTCATCGCCTGGGGCCTCCAGCGCCTCAAGAGCCTCAATCTGCGGTCCTGCCGCCACCTGTCCGATGTGGGCATCGGGCACTTGGCTGGCATGACCCGGAGCGCAGCGGAGGGCTGCCTGGGACTGGAACAGCTGACGCTGCAGGACTGCCAGAAGCTCAGCGACCTCTCCCTCAAGCATCTGGCCCGGGGTCTCACTCGCCTGCGCCAACTCAACCTCAGCTTTTGCGGGGGAATCTCGGATGCCGGGCTGCTGCACCTGTCACACATGAGCAGCTTGCGCACGTTGAACCTACGCTCCTGTGACAACATTAGCGACACAGGTATCATGCACCTGGCCATGGGCAGCTTACGCCTTTCAGGCTTGGACGTCTCCTTTTGTGACAAAGTCGGAGACCAAAGCTTGGCCTACATTGCACAGGGACTGGATGGCTTGCGCTCTCTCTCCCTTTGCTCTTGCCACATCAGCGACGAGGGCATCAACCGCATGGTGCGCCAGATGCATGGACTGCGCACCCTCAACATTGGCCAGTGCGTCCGCATCACTGACAAAGGCCTGGAGCTTATCGCTGAGCACCTTAGTCAGCTCACGGGCATTGACCTTTATGGCTGTACCCGCATCACTAAAAGAGGCCTGGAGCGCATCACTCAGTTGCCCTGCCTCAAGGTGCTCAATCTGGGACTCTGGCAAATGACTgagagtgaaaaagtaaggtgA